Proteins from a genomic interval of Thunnus maccoyii chromosome 1, fThuMac1.1, whole genome shotgun sequence:
- the LOC121903228 gene encoding up-regulator of cell proliferation-like produces MVLFQLFQISGECRNCTQLSNNNEDENNDDDEDEEDNNYLFDSDLFTADDSADNKVNPLDLIVALFLCADSFLQQEMALKMSMCQFSVPLLLPHGDNSQCSLMLWALRDIVKEWCPHDLSESKGFVEDSIVQANIPFFTFVRMKNCSLSKSQMLNHVLSRGQQNHNIFIHRDMKGGALKREIANGLVEVCWYLPCGKEKLDIFPGPVAFANLRGDICESLNQFNFLYQVSTATFVFLDKVEDNERKILTSLQDVKSKLFLVVNCKDNSREDMMFVKKIRKELELPKSSMKTKDSKVNVAELSEKLCAAIKTSLPNKTPTLNIVNMVKIAVELGLSVDESTSDKQKKAAEEIMKGIGVRTIPDYKKQQLPLQGDNWKRLSQLEKEECRLKKSGDLGLEEYKSQLKEEKQKIRNDQNKYKLSKAMTSFIESLSTRDKEKRDFFLRWMKLNLDTHSRSKLFELRNKFKEQCEKKDIELIAKLDQDLMESSLGVEHYMREMGLIYEFSVSGSRNTADEISHLPGLAAEMLLDGYPLELLDGDASNIPERWVTDVLTELHKKVGGKSRLLVLSVLGVQSTGKSTLLNTMFGVQFPVSSGRCTRGAYMLFLKVGEDMKHELNYEYIVLIDTEGLKSPDLAELDESYVHDNQMATFVIGLSDVTIINLAMENSTEMKDILQIAAHAFLRMKEIGKKPVCHFVHQNVSGVSAHAKTITDRKKLLDQLNEMTQIAAKMEKKPSIKAFTDVLDYDIDKNHWNIPGLWHGTPPMAPVNTGYSEAVADLKKNLLATVKTDQSNEVSQIPEFLEWIRSLWKAVKYENFIFSFRNTLVAQAYDNLCKEFSQWEWQFRKKILSWQTDAEMEILNSDNEADIRIWSKLVESKKSQMSEKIASEERKMKEKLTNYYKKKDQNVNLIEKHKTDFFNSISSVAKEIKHSVNNKLDCALELKISSKKVQDIQKKYRGGVEDEVMKLLSDCKNSDKLSDEQLRDKFEKMWTEATKNVSGLKERDIAACVLKQLRGNFSNQNVNEKFQNITDLKEIGKDPFKARREHTDSYMEKFKHLIRLGDLQKFADSVIESCTRFVLDKAKTYTDYQDSFTRDLLEKIDEYLDQSYKHHKTNMQFEFDLKFHMCGIASREFLKMHQKFLSDNDPQIQLQKYKTQYLTDFLDLYKERDDCQRKAKTFVQFCIKPAVEEYINRSLGINIVDEILTGCHSAEFSSRSPFQYNIQEELLQKEDFDSLVKYICNYEIYVKDWIFQHIQQQMLENKTLCKLKQENLKVIVHKITAALEQAIKGPDGVQLPDNNESITELISNMRKYLIKDISISEEDEKTALFQIQSTCHPFINSLKMSIEDLKEQLQEEFSKSENVTETLSKLPIKPQDELFRRVFGCGKQCPFCKVPCEAGGKGHEKHHAAVHRPKGLGRYSYDGSDKLVETLCTTDVQSERRFKNADTKGEWHPYKDYTKYYPDWHIPPDPSMEASDYWKFVLVKYNDRFAQEYEAKPADVPEAWRRITKEQALKGLKDAFNIK; encoded by the exons ATGGTGCTTTTTCAGCTATTTCAAATCAGTGGAGAATGCAGAAACTGTACACAATTATCAAACAATAATGAAGATGagaataatgatgatgatgaggatgaggaggataaCAATTATCTGTTTGACTCTGACCTGTTCACTGCAGATGACTCTGCAGACAACAAGGTTAACCCTCTCGACCTCATAGTTGCACTCTTTCTTTGTGCTGACAGCTTCTTGCAACAGGAAATGGCCCTCAAGATGTCAATGTGCCAGTTTTCTGTCCCACTGCTGTTGCCTCATGGTGATAACAGTCAGTGTTCCCTGATGCTGTGG GCTCTGAGAGACATCGTCAAAGAGTGGTGTCCACATGATTTGTCTGAATCAAAAGGATTTGTTGAAGACAGCATTGTCCAAGCAAATATACCATTCTTTACCTTTGTGAGGATGAAAAACTGTAGTTTGTCCAAGTCACAGATGTTGAATCATGTTCTCAGTCGTGGCCAACAGAATCACAACATCTTCATACACAGAGATATGAAAGGAGGAGCACTTAAAAGAGAAATTGCCAATGGTTTGGTCGAGGTTTGCTGGTACCTTCCCTGTGGCAAAGAAAAACTTGACATATTTCCAGGACCAGTTGCCTTTGCCAATTTGAGAGGAGACATTTGTGAGTCACTCAACCAATTCAATTTTCTTTATCAAGTGTCAACTGCGACCTTTGTGTTCCTGGACAAAGTTGAAGACAATGAGCGCAAGATTCTGACTTCTCTTCAAGATGTGAAATCCAAACTCTTCTTGGTTGTTAATTGCAAGGACAACTCTAGAGAGGACATGATGTTTGTCAAGAAAATAAGGAAAGAATTAGAACTACCAAAAAGCAGCATGAAAACCAAAGACTCAAAGGTAAATGTTGCAGAGCTTTCAGAGAAACTTTGTGCAGCCATCAAGACCTCACTGCCAAATAAAACTCCCACATTGAACATTGTCAATATGGTTAAAATAGCTGTTGAACTTGGTCTATCTGTGGATGAAAGCACAAGtgacaaacaaaagaaagcagCTGAGGAGATAATGAAAGGAATTGGGGTTCGGACTATACCAGACTACAAGAAACAACAACTTCCTTTGCAGGGAGATAACTGGAAAAGGTTATCACAGTTAGAAAAGGAGGAGTGTAGATTGAAGAAATCTGGTGATCTAGGACTGGAAGAATATAAATCACAgctaaaggaagaaaaacaaaaaatcaggAATGaccaaaacaaatacaaattgtCCAAAGCAATGACAAGTTTCATTGAATCCTTATCCacaagagacaaagagaaaagagatttttttcttagGTGGATGAAACTTAACCTTGATACACATTCTCGGAGCAAACTGTTTGAGCTGCGCAACAAATTCAAAGAGCAATGCGAGAAGAAAGACATCGAACTCATTGCAAAGTTAGATCAAGATTTGATGGAGAGCTCTTTAGGAGTAGAGCATTACATGAGAGAGATGGGACTCATCTATGAGTTCTCAGTTTCTGGCTCAAGAAACACTGCTGATGAAATATCTCATCTCCCTGGTTTGGCTGCTGAAATGCTGTTGGATGGATATCCTTTAGAGCTCTTGGATGGAGATGCTTCCAACATCCCAGAGAGATGGGTGACAGATGTGCTGACGGAGCTTCACAAGAAGGTTGGAGGGAAGAGCAGACTGTTAGTACTGAGTGTGCTGGGTGTTCAAAGTACAGGGAAGTCAACACTCCTCAACACCATGTTTGGTGTGCAGTTTCCTGTCAGCAGTGGCAGATGCACAAGAGGAGCTTATATGCTTTTCCTCAAAGTTGGAGAGGACATGAAACATGAGCTGAATTATGAATATATAGTTCTCATTGACACAGAGGGTCTAAAATCTCCTGATTTGGCAGAACTAGATGAAAGTTATGTGCATGACAACCAGATGGCAACCTTTGTGATTGGTTTAAGTGATGTCACCATTATCAACCTGGCCATGGAGAActcaacagaaatgaaagacatCCTGCAAATTGCAGCTCACGCTTTCCTGAGAATGAAGGAAATTGGTAAAAAGccagtttgtcattttgtgcatcAAAATGTTTCTGGAGTTTCAGCTCATGCAAAGACCATAACAGATAGAAAGAAGCTCTTGGACCAGCTCAATGAAATGACACAAATTGCagctaaaatggaaaaaaagccTTCTATTAAAGCATTCACAGATGTGCTGGACTATGACATAGACAAAAACCACTGGAACATCCCAGGACTCTGGCATGGAACCCCTCCGATGGCACCAGTGAACACAGGTTACAGTGAAGCTGTAgcagatttaaagaaaaatcttttggcaacagtgaaaacagaccAAAGCAATGAGGTCTCACAGATCCCAGAGTTTCTAGAATGGATCAGAAGTCTCTGGAAAGCAGTGAAATATGAGAACTTCATCTTTAGTTTCAGAAACACTCTTGTGGCTCAGGCCTACGACAACCTTTGCAAAGAGTTCAGCCAATGGGAATGgcagttcagaaaaaaaatcctctccTGGCAAACAGATGCAGAGATGGAAATCTTAAATTCTGACAATGAAGCTGATATTCGAATTTGGAGCAAATTGGTTGAATCAAAAAAATCACAGATGTCAGAAAAAATAGCatctgaagaaagaaaaatgaaggagAAACTTACAAACTACTACAAAAAGAAAGACCAGAATGTAAATCtgatagaaaaacacaaaactgacttTTTCAACAGCATCAGTAGTGTTGCAAAGGAAATCAAACATTCAGTAAACAATAAATTGGATTGTGCACTTGAGCTGAAAATAAGTTCAAAAAAAGTTCAAGACATACAGAAGAAATACAGAGGCGGGGTTGAAGATGAAGTCATGAAGCTCCTGAGTGACTGTAAAAACTCTGATAAACTGTCTGATGAACAGCTTAGAGATAAGTTTGAAAAGATGTGGACTGAAGCCACTAAAAATGTGTCTGGCCTGAAAGAGCGAGATATCGCAGCATGTGTCCTGAAACAGTTGAGAGGAAATTTCTCAAATCAGAATGTTAATGAGAAATTCCAAAACATTACAGACCTAAAGGAGATTGGGAAGGATCCATTTAAAGCCAGACGTGAACATACTGACTCCTATATGGAGAAGTTTAAACATCTGATTCGACTAGGAGATCTGCAGAAGTTTGCTGACAGCGTCATTGAGTCTTGCACACGGTTTGTGCTTGATAAAGCAAAGACATACACAGATTACCAGGACTCTTTTACAAGGGATCTTCTTGAAAAAATAGATGAATACCTTGATCAAAGTTACAAGcatcacaaaacaaatatgCAGTTTGAGTTTGACCTGAAATTTCACATGTGTGGCATTGCCTCAAGGGAATTCCTCAAAATGCACCAAAAATTCTTGTCAGATAATGATCCTCAAATTCAGCTGCAGAAGTACAAGACTCAGTACTTGACAGATTTTCTTGATTTatacaaagagagagatgattGTCAGCGCAAAGCAAAGACTTTTGTCCAGTTTTGTATCAAACCTGCTGTGGAAGAGTACATCAATAGATCTCTGGGAATAAACATTGTGGATGAAATTTTGACAGGTTGTCATTCAGCAGAGTTCAGTTCCCGCTCCCCTTTCCAGTACAACATTCAGGAGGAGTTGCTGCAAAAGGAAGACTTTGACAGTTTGGTCAAGTACATTTGTAACTATGAAATATATGTGAAGGATTGGATATTTCAGCACATCCAGCAACAAATGTTAGAGAACAAAACTTTGTGCAAACTGAAACAAGAGAATCTGAAGGTGATAGTTCACAAAATCACAGCAGCCTTAGAGCAGGCCATAAAAGGACCAGATGGTGTTCAACTGCCAGACAACAATGAAAGCATCACAGAGCTCATCAGCAACATGAGGAAGTATTTGATTAAAGACATCTCAATTTCAGAGGAGGATGAAAAAACCGCCTTGTTTCAAATCCAAAGCACATGTCATCCATTTATCAACAGCCTCAAAATGTCAATAGAAGACTTGAAAGAACAGCTTCAGGAGGAATTCTCAAAGTCTGAAAACGTCACTGAGACTCTGAGCAAACTTCCAATCAAACCACAGGATGAGCTTTTCAGACGAGTGTTTGGTTGTGGAAAACAATGTCCATTTTGTAAAGTTCCCTGTGAGGCTGGAGGCAAAGGACACGAGAAGCATCATGCAGCTGTTCATCGGCCAAAAGGTCTTGGTAGGTACAGTTATGATGGCAGTGATAAGCTGGTTGAAACACTGTGTACAACTGATGTACAAAGTGAACGTAGATTTAAAAATGCAGACACTAAAGGAGAGTGGCATCCTTACAAAGACTACACCAAGTACTATCCAGACTGGCACATTCCTCCAGATCCCAGCATGGAGGCATCTGACTACTGGAAGTTTGTACTGGTAAAATACAATGACAGATTTGCTCAAGAATATGAGGCCAAGCCAGCTGATGTTCCAGAGGCCTGGAGGAGAATCACAAAGGAACAAGCACTGAAGGGGTTAAAAGACGCCTTCAACATAAAGTGA